The following coding sequences lie in one Komagataeibacter sucrofermentans DSM 15973 genomic window:
- the coaD gene encoding pantetheine-phosphate adenylyltransferase has protein sequence MTEAPARTGFYPGTFDPVTCGHMDIIERAAGLMDRLVIGVAENPDKHPLLPLEERIMCLRTDIAPLNAGRAMPITVVGFTGLVVHAARTHGAHAIIRGLRAVADFEYENQMFGMNQHMAPDIDTLFLMAREGHQYVSSRLVKEIAKLDGDISGFVPPFTRRHILSRLRG, from the coding sequence ATGACTGAGGCCCCCGCCCGCACCGGGTTCTATCCGGGCACGTTCGATCCCGTGACCTGCGGGCACATGGATATTATCGAACGGGCTGCGGGGCTGATGGACCGGCTGGTGATCGGGGTGGCCGAAAACCCCGACAAGCACCCGCTCCTGCCACTCGAGGAGCGGATCATGTGCCTGCGCACCGATATCGCCCCGCTCAATGCGGGGCGGGCCATGCCCATTACCGTTGTCGGTTTTACGGGGCTGGTGGTGCATGCGGCGCGTACGCATGGGGCACATGCAATCATTCGCGGGCTGCGGGCGGTTGCGGATTTCGAATACGAGAACCAGATGTTCGGTATGAACCAGCACATGGCCCCGGACATTGACACGCTGTTCCTCATGGCGCGCGAGGGGCACCAGTACGTCTCCTCGCGGCTGGTCAAGGAAATAGCGAAGCTGGATGGGGACATTTCCGGTTTTGTCCCTCCCTTTACGCGCAGGCACATCCTGAGCCGCCTGCGCGGCTGA
- a CDS encoding peptidylprolyl isomerase, whose amino-acid sequence MSATENKSDLINVDLKTGRVVIRLRPDIAPLAAERIRTLAAEGFYDNTPFHRVIHGFMAQGGDPTGTGTSGSKLPDLKAEFTNKAKFERGTVGMARTMNPDSANSQFFIMFEPSPHLDGQYTIVGQVIEGMDHIDQIKRGAGQSGMVQDPDRIIKMRPADAEA is encoded by the coding sequence ATGTCTGCTACAGAAAACAAATCCGACCTGATCAACGTCGATCTCAAGACAGGACGGGTGGTGATCCGCCTGCGTCCCGACATTGCGCCGCTGGCGGCAGAGCGCATCCGCACGCTGGCGGCGGAAGGGTTTTACGACAACACGCCTTTCCACCGCGTGATCCATGGCTTCATGGCGCAGGGCGGCGACCCCACGGGCACGGGCACCTCGGGCAGCAAGCTGCCGGACCTGAAGGCCGAGTTCACCAACAAGGCGAAGTTCGAGCGCGGCACGGTGGGCATGGCCCGCACCATGAACCCCGATAGCGCGAACAGCCAGTTCTTCATCATGTTCGAGCCCTCGCCGCACCTTGATGGCCAGTACACCATCGTGGGCCAGGTGATTGAAGGCATGGACCATATCGACCAGATCAAGCGCGGCGCGGGCCAGAGCGGCATGGTGCAGGACCCCGACCGCATCATCAAGATGCGCCCGGCCGACGCCGAGGCCTGA
- the alkB gene encoding DNA oxidative demethylase AlkB: MAQQEFMLDPPPASAPKHEVLDAGAMVLRGHAAPQAQGMLAGIKQIARLSPFRRMTVAGGGSMSVAMTCCGAAGWCSDALGHRYETRDPMTGQPWPVLPPAWREWAIAAARLAGHDGFVPDTCLINGYRPGARMGLHQDDDEQADAPVVSISFGLPAIFQWGGLQRADPVRRIALLHGDVVVWGGPSRHVFHGIAPLRAGQHPVTGPCRYNLTFRRVW, encoded by the coding sequence ATGGCGCAGCAGGAATTCATGCTCGACCCACCGCCTGCATCCGCGCCGAAGCATGAAGTGCTTGATGCCGGGGCCATGGTGTTGCGCGGCCATGCCGCGCCACAGGCGCAGGGGATGCTGGCGGGTATAAAACAGATTGCCCGGCTCTCCCCCTTCCGGCGCATGACAGTGGCGGGTGGTGGCTCCATGTCGGTCGCCATGACCTGCTGCGGGGCGGCAGGGTGGTGCAGCGATGCGCTGGGCCACCGTTATGAAACCCGGGACCCCATGACCGGCCAGCCCTGGCCAGTCTTGCCGCCCGCCTGGCGGGAGTGGGCCATCGCGGCGGCGCGGCTTGCGGGGCATGACGGGTTTGTGCCCGATACCTGCCTGATCAACGGCTACCGCCCCGGTGCGCGGATGGGGTTGCATCAGGATGATGATGAGCAGGCGGATGCGCCGGTTGTGTCCATCTCCTTCGGCCTGCCTGCCATCTTTCAATGGGGCGGGTTGCAGCGTGCGGACCCGGTCCGGCGCATTGCGTTGCTACATGGTGATGTCGTGGTGTGGGGCGGCCCGTCGCGGCATGTCTTTCACGGCATTGCGCCGCTGCGCGCAGGCCAGCACCCGGTTACGGGGCCGTGCCGTTACAACCTGACCTTCCGGCGGGTGTGGTAG
- a CDS encoding DUF2076 domain-containing protein, whose product MNDQERELITQFFARVGGNAPGSVPQTTNALPPIDPQADQYIGQMFQKYPEARYRITQTAVVQEAALAEAQNRIRQLQWQLQQAQQQIQQMQQQVPPQQASGGGGFLSGIFGGGQRAQQAAPPPGWGGGAAPSSPPPQPVYPQGMQPGMFRSGGSGFLGSALTTAAGVAGGMMMGNALTGLFSGHHDDGGFGSGMPQGGTGETIINNNYGDSTAGTGGADPFAGGGTTADSGFDAGGGDDGGGFDGGGFDAGDDNSF is encoded by the coding sequence ATGAATGACCAGGAACGCGAACTGATTACACAGTTTTTTGCCCGCGTGGGGGGCAATGCCCCCGGCAGCGTGCCGCAGACGACAAATGCCCTCCCGCCGATCGACCCGCAGGCCGATCAGTATATCGGGCAGATGTTCCAGAAATATCCTGAAGCCCGCTACCGCATCACCCAGACCGCCGTGGTGCAGGAAGCGGCCCTTGCCGAGGCGCAGAACCGGATTCGCCAGTTGCAGTGGCAGCTCCAGCAGGCGCAGCAGCAGATCCAGCAGATGCAGCAGCAGGTGCCCCCGCAGCAGGCATCGGGCGGCGGCGGGTTCCTCAGCGGCATTTTTGGTGGCGGCCAGCGCGCGCAGCAGGCAGCGCCCCCGCCGGGCTGGGGTGGTGGGGCCGCACCTTCCAGCCCGCCGCCGCAGCCGGTCTACCCGCAGGGCATGCAGCCGGGCATGTTCCGCTCGGGTGGTTCGGGCTTTCTTGGCTCGGCCCTGACCACGGCGGCTGGCGTGGCCGGTGGCATGATGATGGGCAACGCGCTGACCGGCCTGTTCAGCGGGCACCATGATGATGGCGGCTTTGGCAGCGGCATGCCCCAGGGCGGCACGGGCGAGACCATCATCAACAACAACTACGGTGACAGCACGGCTGGTACCGGCGGCGCCGACCCGTTTGCCGGTGGCGGCACCACGGCGGATTCCGGTTTTGATGCCGGTGGTGGCGATGATGGCGGTGGTTTCGACGGTGGCGGGTTTGACGCGGGCGATGACAACAGCTTCTGA
- the eda gene encoding bifunctional 4-hydroxy-2-oxoglutarate aldolase/2-dehydro-3-deoxy-phosphogluconate aldolase, which produces MARIEEIMTLAPVIPVLVINDPAHARPVAEALVAGGLRALEVTLRTDCALEVIAEMAKVEGAVVGAGTVLNGDDLKRSVDAGARFIVSPGLTTNVAQAARASDVPLLPGTANASDIMRGMDLGLTHFKFFPAVAAGGLPALKALSAPFGQARFCPTGGIKAETAAEWLGLPSVLCVGGSWLVPAGAPDVAAITARAKQAAALKG; this is translated from the coding sequence ATGGCCCGCATTGAAGAGATCATGACCCTTGCCCCGGTTATTCCGGTGCTGGTCATTAACGACCCCGCCCATGCCCGCCCGGTGGCCGAGGCCCTTGTGGCTGGCGGCCTGCGCGCGCTGGAAGTGACCCTGCGCACCGACTGCGCGCTGGAAGTGATTGCCGAGATGGCGAAGGTGGAAGGTGCCGTCGTGGGTGCTGGCACCGTGCTCAATGGCGATGACCTCAAGCGCTCGGTCGATGCCGGTGCGCGCTTTATTGTCAGCCCCGGCCTGACCACGAACGTGGCGCAGGCGGCACGGGCGAGCGACGTGCCACTGCTGCCCGGCACGGCCAATGCCAGCGACATCATGCGCGGGATGGACCTTGGGCTGACACATTTCAAGTTCTTCCCCGCCGTGGCGGCAGGCGGCCTCCCGGCGCTCAAGGCGCTTTCGGCCCCGTTTGGCCAGGCGCGGTTCTGCCCCACCGGCGGCATCAAGGCCGAGACCGCAGCCGAGTGGCTGGGCCTGCCTTCCGTGCTGTGCGTGGGTGGCTCGTGGCTGGTGCCCGCCGGTGCGCCGGATGTGGCGGCCATTACGGCACGCGCAAAGCAGGCCGCAGCCCTTAAGGGCTGA
- the edd gene encoding phosphogluconate dehydratase, translating into MSLHPVLTAVTERVIARSARTRRAYLDLIARERENGISRPRLACGNLAHAIAASGSDKAGLRTAGGMNVGIITAYNDMLSAHQPYGRYPDQIKLFAREVGGTAQVAGGTPAMCDGVTQGQSGMEISLFSRDVIALSTAVGLSHGMYEGVAMLGICDKIVPGLLMGALRFGHLPTILIPSGPMPSGLPNSEKQRIRQLYAEGKVGKDRLMDAESESYHAAGTCTFYGTANTNQMLMEVMGLHLPGSSFVPPNTKLRQELTRAAIHRLSEIGTRGEDYRPLGLCVDERAIVNAAVGLLATGGSTNLAIHIPAMARAAGIIIDWTDLDQLSAIVPQLTRVYPNGSEDVNAFHAVGGMPSLIGSLLDAGLLHPDILTVAHGGFSEYRKKPELRDDKVVWEEAGPSTNETILRAPANPFRADGGMKVMEGNLGRGIYKTSSVAPERWTIEAPAAVFDHQEDVLTAFRDGKLDRDVVVVVRFQGPAANGMPELHKLTPTLAVLQDRGHKVALVTDGRMSGASGKVPAAIHIGPEAYVGGPLSLLRDGDVVRVCAQTGRIEALVEAGVLADRTPARPPAPQFGTGRELFALMRNNVDLPEQGASAILASMDHMAAQQSA; encoded by the coding sequence ATGAGCCTGCACCCTGTCCTGACCGCCGTGACCGAACGGGTCATTGCCCGTTCGGCCCGCACCCGCAGGGCCTATCTGGACCTGATCGCCCGCGAGCGTGAAAACGGCATCAGCCGCCCGCGCCTGGCCTGCGGCAACCTGGCCCACGCCATTGCGGCATCGGGCAGCGACAAGGCGGGCCTGCGCACGGCGGGCGGCATGAATGTGGGCATCATCACCGCCTATAACGACATGCTCTCCGCCCATCAGCCCTATGGTCGCTACCCCGACCAGATCAAGCTGTTCGCGCGTGAGGTGGGCGGCACGGCGCAGGTGGCTGGCGGCACGCCCGCCATGTGCGATGGCGTGACGCAGGGCCAGTCGGGCATGGAAATCTCGCTGTTCAGCCGTGATGTCATTGCGCTGTCCACCGCTGTCGGGCTGAGCCATGGCATGTATGAAGGCGTGGCCATGCTCGGCATATGCGACAAGATCGTGCCCGGCCTGCTCATGGGCGCGCTGCGCTTTGGCCACCTGCCCACCATCCTGATCCCGTCTGGCCCCATGCCATCGGGCCTGCCCAATAGCGAGAAGCAGCGCATCCGCCAGCTTTATGCCGAGGGCAAGGTGGGCAAGGACCGGCTGATGGATGCGGAATCCGAGTCCTATCACGCAGCGGGCACCTGCACCTTCTATGGCACGGCCAACACCAACCAGATGCTGATGGAGGTGATGGGCCTGCACCTTCCTGGCTCCTCTTTCGTGCCGCCCAACACAAAGCTGCGGCAGGAACTGACCCGTGCCGCCATCCACCGCCTGAGCGAGATCGGCACGCGCGGTGAGGATTACCGCCCGCTGGGGCTGTGTGTTGATGAACGCGCCATTGTCAACGCCGCCGTGGGCCTGCTGGCCACGGGTGGGTCGACCAACCTTGCCATCCATATCCCCGCCATGGCGCGGGCGGCAGGCATCATCATTGACTGGACCGACCTCGACCAGCTCTCGGCCATCGTGCCGCAGCTCACCCGCGTGTACCCCAACGGGTCGGAGGATGTGAACGCCTTCCATGCCGTGGGCGGCATGCCCAGCCTGATCGGCTCGCTGCTCGATGCCGGCCTGCTGCACCCCGATATCCTGACCGTGGCCCATGGCGGCTTCAGTGAATACCGCAAGAAGCCCGAATTGCGTGACGATAAGGTGGTGTGGGAAGAGGCTGGTCCCTCCACCAACGAGACCATCCTGCGCGCGCCCGCCAACCCCTTCCGCGCCGATGGCGGCATGAAGGTGATGGAAGGCAATCTGGGGCGCGGCATCTACAAGACCAGTTCTGTCGCCCCCGAGCGCTGGACCATCGAGGCTCCGGCCGCCGTGTTCGACCACCAGGAAGATGTGCTGACCGCCTTCCGCGACGGCAAGCTCGACCGCGACGTGGTGGTTGTCGTGCGCTTTCAGGGCCCGGCCGCCAATGGCATGCCCGAACTGCACAAGCTCACCCCGACCCTGGCGGTGTTGCAGGACCGCGGGCACAAGGTCGCGCTCGTGACCGATGGCCGCATGTCGGGTGCCAGCGGCAAGGTGCCCGCCGCCATCCATATCGGGCCGGAAGCCTATGTGGGCGGCCCGCTCTCGCTGCTGCGCGATGGTGACGTGGTGCGCGTGTGCGCCCAGACAGGCCGCATCGAGGCACTGGTGGAAGCAGGCGTGCTGGCCGACCGCACGCCTGCCCGCCCCCCCGCGCCGCAATTTGGCACCGGGCGCGAACTGTTTGCGCTGATGCGCAACAACGTGGACCTGCCCGAGCAGGGGGCCTCGGCCATTCTTGCTTCCATGGACCACATGGCGGCACAACAGAGCGCGTGA
- the gyrA gene encoding DNA gyrase subunit A: MTEIPDDSLPPSDMLPVTIEEEMRSSYLAYAMSVIVSRALPDVRDGLKPVHRRILYSMRESGFTHDKPYRKSARAVGDVMGKYHPHGDSSIYDAMVRMAQSWSMRVKLIDGQGNFGSVDGDSPAAMRYTEARLAKAAAFLLDDIDRDTVDFQPNYDESEQEPKILPAAFPNLLVNGASGIAVGMATNIPPHNPTEIIDATLALIARPDMTLDDLLEYVPGPDFPTGGTILGRAGIRSAFETGRGSVIIRAKAEIEEIRKDRKAIIVTEIPYQVNKATLQERIADLVRTKQVEGISDIRDESDRSGMRIVIEIKREATPEVVLNQLYRFTQLQTSFGVNMLALDGGQPRLMGLKDVLEAFIRFREDVILRRARFDLNKARDRAHLLVGLVIAVANIDAVIALIRSAPDTAAARAALMARAWDAADVAPLLELIHDEGNVIVDGRVHLTEAQARGILELRLQRLTGLERDKIQSELSEVAVKINELLEIIASRPRRMEVMCTELATIRAELATPRATDIADYAGDQTDESLIEPGQMVVTITREGFIKRTPLDVFRAQNRGGRGRTAAGRRGDDIIVRSFNAHTHQWVLFFSSGGKAYREKVWRLPEASPTAKGRALVNLLPDLGSDTITAVLPLPQDEELWENLHLVFATASGSVRRNRLSDFRNIRSSGLIAMKLDEDDRLIGVATCREGQDVFLGTRNARCIRFQITDDTLRVFAGRGSSGVRGIKLAEGDSVNSLCVLNHVEATVEERAAYLRMANARRRAEAAANGEEAEEVIAHDDSEAAEDLPLTPERFAELEAAEEVLLIVSNAGFGRRSSAYDYRVSGRGGQGINNMTFSANKRGNAVVATLPVLEGTDVMLVTDAGRLIRLPIAQVRIMSRQASGVTLFRLNDTEEVTSVFPVMDDGEEGEDGEATDNAAPDAGHDD; this comes from the coding sequence TTGACCGAGATACCCGACGATTCCCTGCCCCCGTCCGACATGCTGCCGGTCACGATCGAGGAGGAAATGCGCTCCTCCTACCTGGCCTATGCCATGTCCGTCATTGTCAGCCGCGCGTTGCCCGATGTGCGCGACGGGCTGAAGCCGGTCCATCGCCGCATCCTGTATTCCATGCGCGAGAGCGGGTTCACACACGACAAGCCCTACCGCAAATCCGCCCGCGCGGTGGGTGACGTGATGGGTAAATACCATCCGCATGGCGACTCCTCGATCTATGACGCCATGGTGCGCATGGCGCAGTCGTGGTCGATGCGGGTGAAACTGATCGACGGGCAGGGCAATTTCGGCTCGGTGGATGGCGATTCGCCTGCCGCCATGCGTTATACCGAGGCCCGCCTGGCCAAGGCCGCCGCCTTCCTGCTTGATGACATCGACCGCGATACCGTCGATTTCCAGCCCAACTATGATGAAAGCGAGCAGGAACCCAAGATCCTGCCTGCCGCCTTCCCCAACCTGCTGGTCAATGGCGCATCGGGCATCGCGGTGGGCATGGCCACCAACATTCCGCCGCACAACCCCACCGAGATCATCGATGCGACGCTGGCGCTCATTGCCCGCCCGGACATGACGCTCGATGACCTGCTTGAATACGTTCCCGGTCCCGACTTCCCCACCGGGGGCACCATTCTGGGCCGCGCAGGCATCCGCAGCGCGTTCGAGACCGGGCGCGGCTCGGTCATCATCCGTGCGAAGGCCGAGATCGAGGAGATCCGCAAGGACCGCAAGGCCATCATCGTCACCGAGATTCCATACCAGGTGAACAAGGCCACGTTGCAGGAGCGCATTGCGGACCTCGTGCGCACCAAGCAGGTGGAAGGCATTTCCGACATCCGCGACGAGAGCGACCGCTCGGGCATGCGCATCGTTATCGAGATCAAGCGCGAGGCGACGCCGGAGGTGGTGCTCAACCAGCTCTACCGCTTCACGCAGCTCCAGACCTCGTTTGGCGTGAATATGCTGGCCCTTGATGGCGGCCAGCCGCGCCTGATGGGGCTGAAGGACGTGCTCGAAGCGTTCATCCGCTTCCGCGAGGACGTGATCCTGCGCCGCGCGCGCTTTGACCTCAACAAGGCCCGCGACCGCGCCCATCTGCTGGTCGGCCTGGTCATTGCAGTCGCCAACATCGATGCCGTGATCGCGCTGATCCGCTCGGCCCCCGACACGGCCGCCGCCCGCGCCGCCCTGATGGCGCGCGCATGGGATGCGGCCGACGTGGCCCCCCTGCTCGAACTCATCCACGATGAAGGCAATGTCATCGTGGACGGCAGGGTGCACCTGACCGAGGCGCAGGCCCGTGGCATCCTTGAGCTGCGCCTGCAACGCCTGACCGGGCTGGAACGCGACAAGATCCAGAGCGAACTCTCGGAAGTGGCGGTCAAGATCAACGAGCTGCTGGAGATCATCGCCAGCCGCCCGCGCCGCATGGAGGTGATGTGCACGGAACTCGCCACCATCCGCGCCGAACTCGCCACCCCGCGCGCCACCGACATTGCCGATTACGCTGGCGACCAGACCGATGAAAGCCTGATCGAACCCGGCCAGATGGTTGTCACCATCACGCGCGAGGGCTTCATCAAGCGCACGCCGCTTGATGTGTTCCGCGCCCAGAACCGCGGAGGCCGTGGCCGCACGGCGGCAGGGCGCCGGGGTGATGACATCATCGTCCGCTCGTTCAACGCGCATACGCACCAGTGGGTTCTGTTCTTCTCATCGGGCGGCAAGGCCTACCGCGAGAAGGTCTGGCGCCTGCCCGAGGCCAGCCCCACCGCCAAGGGCCGTGCGCTGGTCAACCTGCTGCCCGACCTGGGCAGCGATACGATTACCGCAGTCCTGCCCCTGCCGCAGGATGAGGAGCTGTGGGAGAACCTGCACCTCGTCTTCGCCACGGCCTCAGGCAGCGTGCGGCGCAACCGGCTGAGCGATTTCCGCAACATCCGCTCGTCCGGCCTGATCGCCATGAAGCTCGATGAGGACGACCGCCTGATCGGCGTCGCCACCTGCCGCGAAGGGCAGGACGTGTTCCTCGGCACACGCAATGCGCGCTGCATCCGCTTCCAGATCACCGATGACACGCTGCGCGTGTTTGCCGGGCGTGGCAGCTCGGGCGTGCGCGGCATAAAGCTGGCCGAGGGCGACAGCGTGAACAGCCTGTGCGTGCTCAACCATGTCGAGGCCACGGTGGAGGAACGCGCCGCCTACCTGCGCATGGCCAATGCCCGCCGCCGCGCTGAAGCGGCTGCCAATGGCGAGGAAGCCGAGGAGGTCATTGCACATGATGACAGCGAAGCCGCCGAAGACCTGCCCCTGACCCCCGAGCGCTTTGCCGAACTCGAAGCGGCGGAAGAAGTGCTGCTGATCGTGAGCAACGCGGGCTTTGGTCGCCGGTCTTCCGCCTATGACTACCGCGTGAGCGGGCGTGGCGGGCAGGGCATCAACAACATGACCTTCTCGGCCAACAAGCGCGGCAACGCGGTGGTGGCCACCCTGCCGGTGCTGGAAGGCACGGATGTCATGCTGGTGACCGATGCGGGCCGCCTGATCCGCCTGCCAATTGCGCAGGTGCGCATCATGTCGCGCCAGGCCAGCGGTGTGACCCTGTTCCGCCTGAACGATACGGAAGAGGTGACCAGCGTCTTCCCCGTGATGGATGATGGCGAGGAAGGCGAGGACGGTGAAGCCACCGATAACGCCGCCCCTGATGCAGGCCACGATGACTGA